In the Candidatus Schekmanbacteria bacterium genome, CCTCTATTATTACTTTGACATTCAAATTGTCTGCGATTATTTCTGCTGTTTCTTTTGCTCGCTTCAAAGGGCTTGATATAATAAAATTGGTATTAATATCTTTTAATTGTGAAAGGAGAGTTAAAGCCTGTTTTTTCCCTCTTTCTGTCAGGTGTGAATCAAGCTGTCCCTGAACGCATTTCTTTTCATTTAAAAGAGATTCGCCATGTCTTATAAGGATAATTCTCTTCATTTATCTTTTTAGATTCTCTTCAATCTGCTTATTTTTTTGATGATGCCTATTTTACAATAAAATCGTTATGATATGAAATTAATTAATAGGATTTTTAAATATAGTGATATTTTTGACAAAGCCTTCTAAATAGGATTTTTTGTCAAATCGAAATTCTTAAATCTAAGTGATAAATCTCTTCTTTTATGTTAAAAGAATAATTCTTGGAGATTTGAAATGATAGATAAAATAATTGCAGAAGTAAAAAAGTTTGACGGGATTTTG is a window encoding:
- a CDS encoding histidine phosphatase family protein → MKRIILIRHGESLLNEKKCVQGQLDSHLTERGKKQALTLLSQLKDINTNFIISSPLKRAKETAEIIADNLNVKVIIE